A window of Macrotis lagotis isolate mMagLag1 chromosome X, bilby.v1.9.chrom.fasta, whole genome shotgun sequence contains these coding sequences:
- the TMEM11 gene encoding LOW QUALITY PROTEIN: transmembrane protein 11, mitochondrial (The sequence of the model RefSeq protein was modified relative to this genomic sequence to represent the inferred CDS: inserted 2 bases in 1 codon) → MLGLLGSPARPLGLSFPGPAACGARRAFASELSGRLGWRRADLAPNTGPEGASPALVALLPQGPDYISQRSCEQAAWRGGAVHRGPCSSRSIRASTPGLLRLXRAGLHFPSVLPVPLGRLGGDICEPSVSKMAAWGRRRLGPGSSGGSSRERVTLSATECYIVHEIYNGENAQDQFEYELEQALEAQYKYIVIEPTRIGDETARWITVGNCLHKTAVLAGSACLFTPLALPLDYSHYISLPAGVLSMACCTLYGISWQFDPCCKYQVEYDAYKLSRLPLHTLTSSTPVVLVRKDDLHRKRLHNTIALAALVYCVKKIYELYAV, encoded by the exons ATGCTGGGACTTCTAGGCTCTCCCGCGCGGCCCCTCGGCCTTTCTTTCCCGGGGCCGGCGGCGTGCGGCGCCCGCCGGGCCTTTGCGTCTGAACTCTCTGGAAGGCTCGGCTGGAGGAGGGCGGATTTGGCGCCCAACACCGGCCCGGAAGGCGCCTCTCCTGCCCTCGTGGCCCTCCTCCCTCAGGGTCCGGACTACATTTCCCAGCGATCTTGCGAGCAGGCCGCCTGGCGAGGTGGCGCGGTGCACCGTGGGCCTTGTAGTTCCCGCTCGATTCGGGCTTCCACACCGGGGCTGCTCCGGCT AAGGGCAGGACTACATTTCCCTTCGGTCCTCCCGGTTCCCCTCGGCCGCCTTGGCGGAGACATTTGCGAACCGAGTGTCTCCAAGATGGCCGCTTGGGGAAGGAGGCGCCTTGGCCCGGGCAGCAGCGGCGGCAGTAGCCGAGAGAG GGTAACCTTGTCTGCCACAGAGTGTTACATCGTTCATGAAATCTACAATGGAGAAAATGCCCAAGACCAGTTTGAGTACGAGTTGGAACAGGCTCTAGAGGCGCAGTACAAATACATAGTTATAGAGCCCACCCGGATTGGTGATGAGACTGCCCGATGGATCACTGTTGGGAACTGCCTGCACAAGACAGCCGTGCTGGCAGGCAGCGCCTGCCTCTTCACCCCGTTGGCACTTCCCTTAGATTATTCCCATTACATCTCCCTGCCTGCTGGCGTGCTGAGCATGGCCTGTTGCACCCTCTATGGAATCTCCTGGCAGTTTGACCCCTGCTGCAAGTATCAAGTGGAGTATGATGCCTATAAACTTTCCCGACTGCCTCTGCATACGCTCACTTCCTCCACTCCTGTGGTGTTGGTAAGGAAGGATGATCTGCACAGAAAGAGACTGCATAATACAATAGCACTCGCTGCCCTGGTGTACTGTGTAAAGAAGATTTACGAGCTTTATGCTGTATGA